In the genome of Bradysia coprophila strain Holo2 unplaced genomic scaffold, BU_Bcop_v1 contig_232, whole genome shotgun sequence, one region contains:
- the LOC119076125 gene encoding cell cycle checkpoint protein RAD1, with protein MHNSKVLYDKGLIRNLKMLTQSQITDSQIRFVGRMDNIKMFYGALKSLQFHNDVLVNWTDNGFKATVQDAKYLQGSVYVNKSCFTEYSLLEETTIRLNLVVLCDCLSIFANSGVDCSMKMIYKGDGSPVILILEQHGSDDLVTECSIKTKTYEEPLDFAIDDEQGCNTIILRGADFATLLNEIDKSAEELEIFMSPKAPYFRLTVLGVVQSESKTEVAKSSEMIITFSCDNECSNKYRMSHIRGMMKSVLLATKVAIRTDSTGLLNLQLMIGPSSQICIDFFVTPLVDDFAGNDSS; from the coding sequence ATGCACAATTCGAAAGTGTTGTACGACAAAGGATTAATCAGGAATTTGAAAATGCTCACCCAATCGCAAATAACCGACTCGCAGATCCGATTTGTGGGTCGCATGGACaacatcaaaatgttttacggTGCCCTAAAGTCGCTGCAATTCCACAACGATGTGCTGGTCAATTGGACAGACAATGGATTTAAGGCCACCGTTCAAGATGCTAAATATTTGCAGGGCTCGGTCTACGTGAACAAGTCATGTTTCACCGAATACAGTCTGCTGGAAGAGACAACCATTCGACTGAATTTGGTCGTGCTCTGTGATTGTCTGAGTATTTTTGCAAATAGTGGCGTCGACTGcagcatgaaaatgatctacaAGGGTGACGGATCCCCAGTCATTCTAATATTGGAGCAACATGGCAGCGACGATTTGGTGACAGAATGTTCGATAAAAACGAAAACCTACGAGGAACCACTAGACTTTGCCATCGACGACGAACAGGGCTGCAATACAATCATTCTGCGTGGTGCCGATTTCGCTACGTTGCTGAACGAAATCGACAAATCGGCCGAagaattggaaattttcatgTCGCCCAAGGCTCCGTATTTCCGTCTGACCGTGCTGGGCGTCGTACAGTCCGAATCGAAAACGGAAGTGGCGAAAAGCAGCGAAATGATCATAACGTTCTCCTGCGACAACGAGTGCTCGAACAAATACCGAATGAGTCACATACGGGGCATGATGAAATCGGTACTGTTGGCCACCAAGGTGGCAATACGAACGGATTCGACGGGTCTGTTGAATTTACAGTTGATGATCGGTCCGAGTTCGCAGATCTGTATCGATTTCTTCGTCACGCCGTTGGTTGATGATTTTGCGGGTAATGATTCGAGTTAG
- the LOC119076139 gene encoding protein lethal(2)k10201: MMEVETVNSNEIVETLLKYGVGFRLKDDPIFDDGNKLEQPVKKLGVYSVIAEEDLHIKNLVRCNIPNCQKEFDTIFGYEGHYNSCHRHLCNECHKNLPSAHLLDLHLSETHDSFFAVQSQTKPMFACYVEECRLMFANADERKDHCITGHKFPNNFRFDVKSSANKNNKSELVSGDTVESMPVDGVSDTQKPIRTINFGHSKVKTFKSDACYAKVLTKNQKKKPPTQILDDNKMVVDLMASLPE, translated from the exons ATGATGGAAGTGGAAACGGTCAACTCGAATGAAATTGTAGAAACTTTACTGAAATATGGGGTTGGATTCAGATTGAAAG ACGATCCCATATTCGACGATGGAAACAAACTGGAGCAGCCGGTCAAAAAATTGGGCGTTTACAGTGTCATTGCCGAGGAAGATCTGCACATAAAGAACCTTGTCCGATGCAATATTCCGAATTGCCAGAAGGAATTCGATACGATATTCGGCTACGAAGGTCACTACAATTCATGCCATCGTCATCTGTGCAATGAATGCCATAAAAACCTGCCCAGTGCCCATTTGTTGGATCTGCACCTTTCGGAGACGCACGATTCATTTTTTGCTGTGCAATCGCAGACAAAACCGATGTTTGCTTGCTACGTCGAGGAATGCCGACTAATGTTCGCGAATGCAGACGAGCGAAAGGACCATTGCATTACGGGCCACAAATTCCCCAACAATTTCCGATTCGATGTTAAGTCAAGcgcaaacaaaaataacaaatcgGAATTAGTCAGTGGTGATACGGTCGAATCGATGCCGGTTGATGGTGTCAGCGACACTCAGAAGCCCATCAGAACAATCAATTTTGGTCATTCGAAGGTCAAGACATTCAAGTCGGATGCCTGTTATGCCAAAGTGTTGacgaaaaatcagaaaaagaAGCCGCCAACACAGATTCTCGATGACAACAAAATGGTTGTGGATCTAATGGCTAGTCTACCGGAATAA
- the LOC119076107 gene encoding delta-like protein 1 isoform X1 translates to MVASNASAEQIKMDKAILVIVVVAAFFVNDVVPVKYVPKWKKQACEMPSSQNEYSHYTCDDNGDVKCLPGWQGDLCDVPICRKGCDPLQGYCNRPGECRCKLGFYGELCKSCIPLPGCQHGSCNVSFECVCKAGWDGLFCSEPICRKDCHQTRGYCESPGECRCRLGWAGPTCKECQVLPGCQHGTCSKPLECKCLPGYTGILCQSPICAANCHQTRGYCRRPGECRCKVGWTGENCSKCHPYPGCKNGDCRRPWECNCKTGWGGMLCDEPLNYCEENPNTCENGGKCTSLIKDDGHFKCECPSGYRGQKCEILPPMMTTTSTSTVEPATMDPSDAAEEGENDTDNEA, encoded by the exons ATG GTTGCATCAAATGCGTCTGCTGAACAAATCAAAATGGATAAGGCTATTCTTGTAATTGTGGTGGTTGCAGCATTCTTTGTGAACGATGTTGTTCCTGTGAAATACGTTCCGAAGTGGAAGAAACAg GCTTGCGAAATGCCCTCTTCACAAAACGAATATTCCCACTACACTTGCGATGATAACGGAGACGTAAAGTGTTTACCGGGTTGGCAGGGAGATTTGTGTGACGTTCCCATTTGCAGAAAGGGTTGTGATCCACTTCAAG GATATTGTAACCGACCGGGCGAATGTCGTTGCAAGCTCGGATTTTACGGTGAACTTTGTAAAAGTTGCATTCCACTACCGGGATGCCAGCACGGAAGCTGTAACGTTTCTTTCGAATGTGTTTGCAAAGCTGGATGGGATGGTCTGTTTTGCAGTGAAC CTATTTGCCGCAAGGACTGTCATCAAACAAGAGGATATTGTGAGTCACCGGGTGAATGTCGTTGCAGATTGGGATGGGCGGGACCAACGTGCAAGGAATGTCAAGTATTACCGGGATGTCAGCATGGAACATGCTCAAAGCCATTGGAATGCAAATGTCTACCGGGATACACTGGAATTCTTTGCCAAAGTC CCATTTGTGCCGCAAATTGTCATCAAACCAGAGGGTATTGTCGCAGGCCTGGTGAATGCCG TTGTAAAGTTGGTTGGACTGGTGAAAATTGCTCAAAATGTCATCCCTATCCAGGATGCAAGAATGGCGATTGCAGACGACCATGGGAATGTAACTGTAAGACAGGATGGGGAGGCATGCTTTGCGATGAAC CACTAAACTACTGCGAAGAGAATCCGAACACCTGCGAAAACGGTGGAAAATGTACATCGTTGATCAAGGACGACGGGCATTTCAAATGTGAATGTCCCTCAGGCTATCGTGGCCAGAAATGCGAAATTCTACCACCGATGATGACTACGACCTCTACATCAACCGTTGAACCGGCAACCATGGATCCATCGGATGCTGCGGAAGAGGGCGAAAACGATACGGACAACGAAGCGTAG
- the LOC119076107 gene encoding delta-like protein 1 isoform X2, translating into MDKAILVIVVVAAFFVNDVVPVKYVPKWKKQACEMPSSQNEYSHYTCDDNGDVKCLPGWQGDLCDVPICRKGCDPLQGYCNRPGECRCKLGFYGELCKSCIPLPGCQHGSCNVSFECVCKAGWDGLFCSEPICRKDCHQTRGYCESPGECRCRLGWAGPTCKECQVLPGCQHGTCSKPLECKCLPGYTGILCQSPICAANCHQTRGYCRRPGECRCKVGWTGENCSKCHPYPGCKNGDCRRPWECNCKTGWGGMLCDEPLNYCEENPNTCENGGKCTSLIKDDGHFKCECPSGYRGQKCEILPPMMTTTSTSTVEPATMDPSDAAEEGENDTDNEA; encoded by the exons ATGGATAAGGCTATTCTTGTAATTGTGGTGGTTGCAGCATTCTTTGTGAACGATGTTGTTCCTGTGAAATACGTTCCGAAGTGGAAGAAACAg GCTTGCGAAATGCCCTCTTCACAAAACGAATATTCCCACTACACTTGCGATGATAACGGAGACGTAAAGTGTTTACCGGGTTGGCAGGGAGATTTGTGTGACGTTCCCATTTGCAGAAAGGGTTGTGATCCACTTCAAG GATATTGTAACCGACCGGGCGAATGTCGTTGCAAGCTCGGATTTTACGGTGAACTTTGTAAAAGTTGCATTCCACTACCGGGATGCCAGCACGGAAGCTGTAACGTTTCTTTCGAATGTGTTTGCAAAGCTGGATGGGATGGTCTGTTTTGCAGTGAAC CTATTTGCCGCAAGGACTGTCATCAAACAAGAGGATATTGTGAGTCACCGGGTGAATGTCGTTGCAGATTGGGATGGGCGGGACCAACGTGCAAGGAATGTCAAGTATTACCGGGATGTCAGCATGGAACATGCTCAAAGCCATTGGAATGCAAATGTCTACCGGGATACACTGGAATTCTTTGCCAAAGTC CCATTTGTGCCGCAAATTGTCATCAAACCAGAGGGTATTGTCGCAGGCCTGGTGAATGCCG TTGTAAAGTTGGTTGGACTGGTGAAAATTGCTCAAAATGTCATCCCTATCCAGGATGCAAGAATGGCGATTGCAGACGACCATGGGAATGTAACTGTAAGACAGGATGGGGAGGCATGCTTTGCGATGAAC CACTAAACTACTGCGAAGAGAATCCGAACACCTGCGAAAACGGTGGAAAATGTACATCGTTGATCAAGGACGACGGGCATTTCAAATGTGAATGTCCCTCAGGCTATCGTGGCCAGAAATGCGAAATTCTACCACCGATGATGACTACGACCTCTACATCAACCGTTGAACCGGCAACCATGGATCCATCGGATGCTGCGGAAGAGGGCGAAAACGATACGGACAACGAAGCGTAG
- the LOC119076161 gene encoding uncharacterized protein LOC119076161 → MTGFILDYINRSLKNEEEDTQPEYNETDGADGANAEESVEDLIARAENMIRENTRQIDQMNIPETTTIATTNDWMQQFIAQSETREADNPTSSGQCTTTTTSTSSTIHLTDESGQPDVIEVSYVAPVATVISVDTDSDDKVIFVTSHCDRGHPL, encoded by the exons ATGACCGGTTTCATTTTGGATTACATTAACAGATCGTTGAAG AACGAAGAAGAAGATACTCAGCCGGAATACAATGAAACGGATGGAGCCGACGGAGCAAATGCTGAAGAATCTGTGGAAGACCTGATTGCACGGGCGGAAAATATGATTCGCGAAAATACTCGACAAATCGATCAAATGAACATTCCTGAGACCACTACGATAGCTACGACCAATGATTGGATGCAACAGTTCATTGCACAGTCGGAAACTAGGGAGGCAGATAATCCAACCAGCTCCGGACAAtgcacaacaacaacaacttcaACTTCTTCCACCATCCATCTGACCGATGAATCGG GCCAACCAGATGTGATTGAAGTGTCATATGTAGCTCCGGTTGCTACCGTTATTTCCGTCGACACCGACAGTGACGATAAGGTCATTTTCGTGACCAGCCACTGCGACCGAGGCCATCCGTTGTGA